TCGGTCGCGGTTTCTATTCCGAGTGCGATCATGATTTTTTACCTCACGGTTGAACATAAGACTCACGACGCGGTCTGTCAAGTTTTTTGAGGCTTGATTACGGCTGCCGGAAGTGATTATACTATATAAGAAATACATTTCAGGCACAAACATAATACAAAAAGGAAGAATCCGTGAGCTGTTTATATGGACCGGTTCCCTCCCGCCGTCTCGGATTGTCGCTCGGTGTGGACATTGTCCCTATGAAAACATGCACGCTTTCCTGCATATACTGTCAGGTCGGTAAAACACCGCACACGACACTGGTGCGGAGCGAGTATATTCCGGCAAAGAAGGTACTCGAAGAAATTACCGGGCGCCTCGACAACGGGCTTATAACGGACTGGATAACATTTTCCGGCTCCGGCGAACCGACCCTCAATTCCGCTATCGGCAAAATTATTCGGGGGATAAAGAAAAGAACGGATATTCCTGTATGCGTGATAACCAACGGAACCCTGCTCTGGGATGAGCACGTACGTGAGGATATTCTCGATGCGGACGCTGTCATGCCCTCCCTTGACAGCGCGGTGGAGAAAACGTTCAGAGCCCTGTGCAGGCCTCACCCCGACCTCAGTGTGGAGCGTATTATCGACGGTCTCATCCGGTTTCGTGAAGCGTATACGGGTAAGCTTTGGCTCGAGATAATGTTCATTGAAGGGATGAACGATTCTCAGGATGAACTCGAAGCGCTGATGGAAGCTGTCCGTAAAATCGCACCCGATTCTATCCAGCTCAACACGGTTGCGCGGCCTCCCGCGGAGACGGCGGCGAAACCCCTCTCGCCGGAGCGAATGGAAGAAATCCAGGAATTTTTCGGGGACAGAGCGGAGATTATCGCTTCGTTCAGGGGAAGCTCTCAGCATCCTGAGTCCACCGGTATCGACGGTGTCCGGGAATATCTTAAAAGACGTCCCGGAAGCACTGGTGATATTGCGGCCTCCCTCGGGATTTCCGATAGAGAAGCGGAAGAACTTCTCAAGCGCCTTCATGAATCCGGCGAGATAAAACAGAGCGATTTTTTCGGAAAACAGTTCTGGGAATACTGTCAGACATAGTTATCGTGCATGGCAGGATGAAGATGATAAAAACCGCTATTAATATTAATGTGGATATTTGCACTAATTACAATAGATTATGAAAGGGTATTGGAATGCTTGTTGTCATGAAAAATGACGCTACCGAGGAACAGGTTCGGGCGGTCAGCGAAATCATACGGAGCATGGGATTCACTCCCCAGCCTGTTCCGGGAGTCCAGCGGGCTGCGATCTGTGTTCTCGGAAATAAAACACGCGTGGATTCATCACCGATAGAGGTCATGGAGGGAGTCAAGGAAGTCATCCATGTTACCAAGCCATTCAAGCTCGTTTCAAAAGAGAGCAAGGAAAAATCCGTTATTACGGTCGGCAGGAACGAATTCGGGGGAACCACGCTGCCCGTAATAGCTGGACCCTGCGCGGTCGAGAGCAGGGAAAAATACCTCGAGATCGCCGAAATTGTCAAAGAGGCCGGAGCCACCATGCTCAGGGGCGGAGCATTCAAGCCCCGGACTTCCCCCTATGCTTTCCAGGGACTCGGTGAAAAAGGGCTTCAGATTCTCGCGGAAGCACGTGAGCGGACGGGACTTCCGGTGGCGACGGAAGTCATGGATACCGATATGGTCGGGATTGTGAGCGACTACACCGATATCGTACAGGTCGGCGCCCGTAACATGCATAATTTCTCGCTCCTGAGAAAGGTGGGGAGACAACCGAAGCCCGTGCTTCTCAAACGGGGATTGTCGGCAACCATCAATGAGCTGCTTATGGCCGCGGAATATGTTATCAGCGAGGGGAACTGGAATGTAATCCTCTGCGAGCGGGGTATCAGAACCTTCGAGGAGCAGACACGGAATACGCTCGATCTTTCAGCGATTCCCATCATCCATGAACTGTCCCATCTTCCCATAATCGTCGATCCGAGCCATGCCTGTGGACGGTGGGATTCGGTGGTGCCGTTGGCCCGGGCAGCGGTCGCTACCGGTGCGGACGGTCTCCTCATCGAGGTTCACCAGAATCCGCTCGAAGCGCTTTCGGATGGTCCCCAGTCCCTGAAACCGGAGAAATTTGCACGGCTCATGGATGAGATTAAAAACATCGCGGTCTCTATAAACAGAAAAATAGGAAGGGCATAAAACAGAACAGTATCGTCATGGAAAAAAATCAACTCGTTGTGTAAGTTTCTCTGGTATATTGAGCTTGTTTTTACCCGGTGAATTATGTATTTTAAAACCCTTGTTCATAAAAGCCACACACTGTAATGTCTGCTTCAATATCTTTGAGATTATACAGGCGTGGTGAAAATACATGACATGATAACCATGATTTGTTGTGTTGTATTACCGTCATTTCAATGTGCGTAAGTAGTATAAACCACTCTATTTTCATGGGATTATATATGAGAGGGATTAACAATGAGGAGTTTTGTCCCTAGGGAGGTTTTTCTCACCAGAGGTGTTGGCGTTCACAAATTCAGATTGAGCTCCTTCGAGGATGCCCTCAGGAATGCGGGCGTTGCCAACCAGAACCTTGTATCAGTGTCTTCGATTCTTCCCCCTGGCTGTAAAATAATTTCAAAAGAAGAGGGTCTCTCCAAAATGACTCCCGGATCGATACGGTTTACCGTTATTGCGCGTATCGATACGGATGAACATGACAGGCGTATTGCCGCCTCGATCGGTATTGCCCAGCCCAAAGAGACTTCAAAATGGGGTTATCTGAGCGAAGTTCACGGGTTCGGGCTCACCCACCGTCAAACCGGTGACATGGCAGAGGACCTTGCTGCTTCGATGCTCGGTACGACTCTCGGAATCGAGATCAATCCCGACGAGGCATGGGTGGAACGTGAGAAACTGTACAAGGCAACCGGGCTCATCGTTCATACGAGTAATATTACCCAGACTGCATCCGGAAAGAGTGGTCTGTGGACAACCGCGGTCGCCATGGCGGTGTTTCTTATCTAACGGCAGGGTGTTGTATGACAGGGGATAAAGGTGTTTTTTTTCAGCCGATGGTGGCCCCTGAAGATGCCGACTGCATAATCCTCGGGCTGCCATGGGACGGCACCGTATCCAACCGTCCCGGTGCCCGGTTCGGGCCTGAGGCTGTACGATCCGCGACGCTCGGAGTGGAAGATTACTCTCCCTATCTCGATCGCGATATTTCCGAAATCAGAATCTTCGATGCGGGCGATATCGAACTGCCGTTTGGCGATTCGGGTGCGGCTCTCGAAAGCATTCGCGGTGAATATGCACGGTTCAGCGGTTACCATGGAAAGCCTGTGACGCTCGGCGGCGAACATCTGGTTTCGTGGCCGCTCGTACAGGAGATGCACAAACGTTACGGCGACGATCTCTTTGTAATTCAGCTCGATGCCCACGCGGATCTCAGGACGGATTATCTTGGTGTGAAGTACAGCCATGCAACCGTCATGAACATGATTACCGGCCTTATCGGGAAAGAAAACACCGCAGTGATCGGGGTCCGCTCGGGAACCCGTGATGAATGGCAGCTTCTTCGCGCCCACCCGCACTGTTTCGGCGGAGCATCCACAATGCCGGTTGATGCATTCGGGGCTTTCGCTTCGGAGGAGCTCAAAAACAGGTCGGTCTATGTGACTTTCGACCTCGATGTTTTCGATCCCTCGATACTACCCGGAACGGGTACGCCGGAACCGGGAGGAATACTCTTCAGGGAATTTGTCGAGCTGGTGCAGATTTTTGATAGTCTTCCCCTTGTCGGGGCGGATATTGTCGAGCTTGCTCCCGATTACGATAATTCGGGTATTTCCGGTGCGCTTGCCGCCACCGTGTTGAGGGAGTTGCTTCTTGTACTGGGAAAGATGACATGAACGAACCATTGGATAATTTCAGACGATTGATGCCCGAAAAGAGTACCGGCGGAGTAAAGGCGCTCGTTGACGGGACATTTCTGGCCTACAACGCAGCCCGACTCAGGGAGGCGTGCCATGTATTCACTGAGAAATTCGCCGGCGATGGAGTGACAGTCGGTATATCGGCCGCCGGGGCGCTTACTCCCGCGGGTCTCGGCGCATCATGCCTCGTTCCGCTTATGAAGGCCGGGCTCGTGGACTGGATGGTCATGACCGGGGCGAATCTTTACCATGATCTTCATTTCGCGCTCGGCCAGTCGCTCCACATGGGCAGCCCGTCCTTGAATGACTGTGAACTCAGAGATGCCGGGATTGTGAGAATCTATGACATCCTGTTCAAGAGCGAGGTGCTTTTCGAGGCCGATGCGTATGTTCGTGATTTCTGCCGTTCCCTGGGAGCGAGAGGAAAGATCGGGTCGGCTGAGTTCCATTACCTGTTAGGGAAAAAACTGCTCGAGGACAACCACCGGAACCGTGACCTATCGGTGCTCATGACAGCGGCTGAACTCGACATTCCTCTCTTTACATCGTCTCCCGGAGATTCGACACTCGGTATGAACATGGCTTCTGTCGCTCTCGAGGGTGTCGATATCGATTTCGATGTAGCTCGGGATGTAAACCAGACTGCCGCCATCGTTTATCATGCCAAGAAAAACGGAGGCGCATCCGGCGTTCTTCTGCTCGGCGGTGGTTCTCCCAAGAATTTCGTTCTCCAGACCGAGCCATACATTCAGGAGATACTCATGCTCGATGATTCCGGGCACGATTTCTTCATACAGTTTACCGATGCCCGCCCGGACACAGGCGGATTATCGGGCGCGACTCCTTCCGAGGCTGTATCCTGGGGAAAAATCAACCCGGAAATGCTGCCCGATACTGTTGTCTGTTATGGCGATACAACCGTTTACCTTCCGATTCTTGCCGCATATTGTGCTGATTCCGGAATGAACCGTCCTCAGAAACGGCTCTATGGTATGCTCGAGCGAATAACCGAAGAATTGTACGGGGATTTCAAAAAACGGTCAGCACAACCGTCAGAGTAATGGTTTTTTGTATTTTCCGGCAGTATACCTTAAGGTTGCATCTCAGTCCGCCGAACACTCAAGTAATTCCATTGGATACATAATGAAATCCGTAACTATGAATAGATGCCGATGCCAGCCTGGCATGACGCTCTCCGATGTCATGGCAGTATCATCGGAGGAATAATAAAATCAACGATAGAGTACAACTCTATGCAACTTTACGATATTACGAGAGTTTTATTTAATTATCCGGGTTTATTGAATAACACGCAAAACACTTGCACTGGAATCGAGATTTTCGTATACATAATGTATGAATGTGCATTCCCGGGTGTGGAGGTATGAGGGTATGATTGAAACGATATCACACCTGAGACAGTATATACCCTTATCGGAAGAGGAAGCCGTTCTCATCGAGCGGGTGGGACATCAATACCCGTGGAGACTGACGTCATATTATGCTTCACTGATAGACACGGATGATGCCCGGTGCCCGTTACGGCGGCAGGCGATTCCCTCGGCCGAGGAGCTCTTTAAGCGGTACGGCGATGAGGACCCGCTTGCGGAAGAAACACATACCCCCGTTCCGGGAGTTATCAGGGTATATCCCGACCGCATTGCAGTGGTGGTGACCAACCGGTGTCCGATGTACTGCCGTCACTGCCTGCGGAAACGGTTTTCCCGCGACAGTTCGGCGGACCTGACGGGAGAGCGGCTCAAAAGGGTTATCGGGTATGTGCGTGGCGACAGCACGATCAGGGATGTTCTCCTTACCGGCGGCGATCCGCTCATGTTCAGCGACGGGGAGCTGGACAATCTCATGGGTGAGCTGTCATCGATCGGGCATGTGGAATTACTCCGTGTCGGGAGCCGTGCGCTGTGTACCTGGCCCGAACGGGTGACCCCGGACTTTGCAGACATGCTGGCGAGTCATCATCCGGTGTGGGTGAGCACGCAGTTCAATCATCCCCGAGAGATTACACCCGAGGCAATACAGGCGGTCGAGACACTGCTGTCCAGGGGTATCCCGATCAACAATCAGTCGGTTCTCCTCCGCGGAGTGAACGATTCCGCCGCTGTTATGCGGGAGCTTGTACAGAAGCTGGTCAGGATACGTGTCCGGCCGTATTATCTCTATCAGGCGCAGACACTTGCGGGAACGGAACACTTTGTTACCCCTATCGAGAGAGGGCTCGATATCATCAGGAGTCTGAGAGGATGGACAACGGGATTTGCCGTGCCGCAGTACGTCCTCGATACTCCGCATGGTAAAATACCGCTCAATCCGCAGTACCTGAGAGGCCGTGACGGCGATTATTTGGTAATGGAGAGCTATTCGGGCGCAATCTGGCGGGAATATAATCCGGCCGATGGCGATACCGTCCATGATTGCGGGAATTCATGCGCTGAGGAAGAACCTGCCGGGTGATCGTTCTTCCGCGAGGGAATATCGGTGAAAGATATGGTGATGACATATTTCGGGCTGTATAATATGCTGTAACAAGGAAACGACAAGGTATGATATCGAATGTTGAAATGCTCAGAAAGATAACGGAAAAAGCCGAAAGTGATGGGCGTTATCGGAAGGAAGCGTTTTTTTTCATTTTAGCCGCACTCGAGTACACGGTATCAAAACTACCTGCGAGGCGTCACCTGACCGGACAGGAGTTTTCCCGCGGTATTGCCGGGTATGCCCGTGAACAGTATGGTTTTCTTGCCAGAACCGTGCTCAATCACTGGGGAATAACCGGCACGATGGATTTTGGAGAAATTGTGTATCTCCTCATCGAAATCAGGCTCATGAGCAAAACCGAGGAAGACAAAAAGGAAGACTTTTTCAGGGTATACGATTTCGACGAAGAATTCGACTGGCCTGACTCCGGATTGTTCGGAGAACCGGACGACCCCGGTGATTCGGATCCGGAAGATACCGATGATCCCTCCGAGGAGATGTGACTCGTATGTTTGCACGTGTTCATTCGGCAGCCGTAATCGGTGTGGATGGCTACGTAGTCGAGGTTGAAACCGACCTCGACTACAAACTTCCGTCGTTTGCTACTGTCGGACTTGCCGAGGGCGCGGTCAAGGAAAGCAAGGAACGGGTTACTTCCGCGATTAAAAATTCAGGTTATTCATTTCCCCAGAGACGGGTTACCATAAATCTTGCGCCGGCGGATATCCGGAAAGAGGGTTCCGCTTTCGATCTGCCTATGGCAGTGGGTATTCTTACGGCGGACGGAAAGATACCTCCCGGATCACTCGAACAGTATGTGCTTGTGGGAGAATTATCGCTGGACGGCGCATTGAGGCATGTACGCGGTATTCTGCCGATCACGCTGGAAGCCCGTGATAAAGGCTTCAAGGGGATCATTGTCCCTGCCGAGGATGCCATCGAGGCCGCGCTTGTGGAGGGTATGAGGGTTTTTCCTGCCCGCCATCTGAGCGAGGTCATTCATTTTTTTCTGGATCAGACAACCATCAGGCAGCATGAGCCGGTGACCATCGGCTCGCTCATGACCGACATCAGGAGCGATATTGACTTTTCCGATGTCAAAGGTCAGGCCCATGTCAAACGGGCGCTCGAAGTTGCCGCCGCCGGAAGCCACAATATACTGATGATCGGCCCGCCGGGTTCGGGGAAAACCATGCTTGCCCGGAGGATCCCCGGCATACTTCCCGACATGACCCTCGATGAAGCGCTCGAAACCACCAAAATCCATTCGGTCGCCGGTATTCTGAAGGACGGGAATCCGCTTGTGGTCGAGCGACCGTTCAGGGACCCTCATCATACCATCTCCGAGGTTGCTCTTATCGGAGGCGGGAGCTACCCGCGACCCGGCGAGGTGAGCATGGCGCATAACGGAGTCCTGTTTATCGACGAAATGCCGGAGCTCGGGAAGAAGTCGATAGAAGCGCTTCGCCAGCCTCTCGAAGATGGCATGGTTTCGGTCTCTCGGGCGCAGTATACGGTCAAATATCCGGCTTCTTTCATGTTTGTGGTCGCGATGAATCCCTGTCCCTGCGGATACCTCACCGATCCCCGTCACGAGTGCACCTGTTCGCCGTTCCAGATTCAGCGGTATCTTGCACGGGTATCGGGCCCCATATTCGACCGTATCGATATTCATGTCGATGTACCCGCGATCCGGTATCGTGATCTTGCAGAAGATTCCGAGCATATCGAGACATCGGGAGCGATACGGTCCCGGATCAACAGGGCGCGCGAGGTTCAGAAAAACCGTTACAAACACCTGCGGGGCGTCCACGCCAACGCGCACCTGGAGCCACGGAGCATAAAAAAGTACTGCGCCGTAGACAGCGAAGGCGAGAAAATTCTCCGGCGCTCGATAGATTCATTCGGTTTCTCTGCCCGGGCATATCACCGTATTCTCAAGGTTTCACGGACAATCGCCGATCTGGACGGCGAGGAAGAAATCAAAGTACACCATGTTTCTGAGGCCGTACAGTATAGAACACTTGACAGGAATCAATGGATGAAGTAATATTGTACAAAGCGTAATTACAGGTTTTTCTTAAAATTATCTATACATATGAATAATCACGATAGTGAAACATCCGGCGGACATGTTCTTCTCTTCGACCGTGACCCCGATTCCATCGAACTCTTCAAATCCGTATTTGACACTACGGGTCTGACCGTCATTTCCGTTACGGATAAGGAGAGCGGAATAGAGGAGCTCGGCTCCGGCGCTGTCAAGCTCGTGCTTGCGGCGGTCGATTTTCCCCGGTATCCCGGTTTTGTTCTTCTTCAGGACAGTATCAGCGATAATCGTACTATCCCTGTGGTCATATTGAGCCCGAAACAGGAGGATATGCTGAAGGCTATCCGGTCCGGCGCGACCGACTTTTTCCGAAAACCGCTCAACAGAACCGAAATTATCCACCGAATCCCCATTCTTCTTGAAAATGCGAAAAAGTATCAGGTTTCAGTTCCCATGGGTATGACGACGGATATCCTCTCGAAGCTGGAACGTGAAAACAAAGAAATGAACGATCTTCTCAGGATAAGTTCTTCGCTCGATGTTTCCATCGATTCAAAGATGATACTCAAGAGGCTGACCGATCTTGCGGCAGAATCAATGAATTGCGAGGCAGCGAGTATCATGATGAAAAATGACCGTGAGAATGTCCTCGAGTTTGTCGTTGCAACGGGAGAAAAGGAAGAACGCCTTGAAACGATGAGCGTCCCGATGGGAGAGGGGATTGCGGGGTGGGTGGCACTGTATGGAAAGCCTCAGATTGTCAACGATACCGAAAAAGATGAGCGGTTTACCGGTAAAATAGACGAGGAATCTGGTTTTATCACGAGGCAGATTCTTGCGGTGCCCATGAACCTCGACAACGAAATCATCGGTGTTCTGGAGGTTATCAACACCAAGGATAACCGTACACTCACCAGCGAGGATCTCCGTATTCTCATCGATATTACCGACCGCGCCGCCAAGGTTATCGGCACGATTAAAAAGATCGAATCCCAGCATAACTTTTACATCCAGACAACCAATATTCTTGTAAAGGCAATAGAAAAAAAGGACATGTTTGCGGATGGTCACTCGTGGAAAGTGGCCGAACTCTGTCATAAGATCGGGAGTGCGCTGAGCCTTTCCGAAAACGATATGAACGATCTCTACTATGGCGCTCTTCTCCATGATATCGGAAAACTCGAAATGCCCTGCACGCTGCTCAATAAACGGAATATCACCGATCGTGAAAAAGAATACCTGAAGCAGCACACCATCAAGGGCGCCAAGCTGCTCGAACCCATAATCATGTGGAAATCGGTTGTGCCGTGTATACTCTACCACCATGAATCATGGGATGGAAGCGGCTATCCCTATGGCAGATCGGGAGAATCCATTCCCCTTCTGGCCCGGGTTATCAATCTTGCGGAATCGTTCACAGTCATGAGGTCCTCCAATACCTACAAACGTCAGATGACACTCAAGGAAGCGATTCTTGAGGTCATGCGCTCTTCGGGAAAACAGTTCGATCCCGAGCTTGTCAAGGTTCTCATCATTGTCCTCGAGAAGGATACTTTTTCCAAAAACATGTAGCATCTTTACGATTATTTTCATGCGTATCGATGATGGGAAAGCCGCGTGCGGTGCGATAATTATATAAGGCTAAGGATAACAGAATGTTATCATGGAGACGATTGCTGCTTTGGCATTTCTTGAAACTGCCGTTAAACTTTTTATAAACACGATGCGTCAATATAACAGTAAACGTGAAAGAATTTCATGCGTTCGAAAGATACAATGCCTGCCACTGAAAGCGTTATGAAAAAGACTGTGGATTTTCCCGCCTCTGATTCGGATTATGTGAAACGTTTCAAGGCGGGCGATGAACAGGCATTTGCGGCAATCATGAAGTTTCATTATCCGCGTCTCATGCAGGCAGCGAAAGTTCTGCTTCAGAATGAACAGGACGCGATGGACGTTGTTCAGGATGTATTTATGAAAGCATATGTCAACCTTCATGGATTTCGCGAAGACTCATTGCTCTACACATGGTTGTACAGGATTCTGTATAATTTATGCATAAGCTTTCTGCGGAGGAAAAAGATAGTATCGTTCCTTTCGTTTAATAATGAGGAAGTTGATCTGGAGTTACCCTCAAACGATCCTGTTCCCGATATTGAATACGAGCGGAGGGAGATTATGCAGGCTGTTACGGAGGCATTGGGAAAATTACCGATCAGGCAGCGAACGGCATTTACGCTCAAGCAGCTTAACAACCTCAAATTCAGCGAGATTGCCACGGTTATGGGAATAACCGAGGGAGCCGTAAAGGCATCATATTTTCAGGCTGTCAAGAAGCTTCAGGTATCACTCAGACAATTCGGAGACGATTATGGAATGTGATAAAGTAAAAGAATATCTTCCGTTTCTTGATGACGGTTCTTTGCCGCCCGATGTTGAAAAAAAGGTGCGGACCCATCTGGAACATTGTGAAGAATGCCGCCGTGAATACGACGAACAGGTTAATATGCTCCGCCTGGTTCAGTATGCTTTCCCGGGGAGAGAACCTGAATTTTCTCCTGAAATTCTTACCATGGTCGAGGTTAAAATCAGGAAATACAGAGAGAAACGTATGCTGTACAGGCGAGTTTACGCTTTTGCCGCGCTGGTGATTATTACAGTCGGGATAGCTGTATACAGCCTTCTTCCCGGTTCTTCAAACCGTTCTGTGGCCACGAAGGCAGTATTCGATGATTCGCTGGCGGATTACAGGAATTATGTCGCTTCACGGTATCTCGATGCATATGAACTCAGCGAACTGGTAACTGAACAGTCCGAAACCGAAACACAGAATATGTATGAAACATACATTTCGACGCACTATTTTGATGTTACGCCGGAGGATATAATTGATAATCTGGATGATAATGAGTTAGCCTCGATGCTGGCGTCAAATTAAAAGGAGAGTCTGTCATGAAACGCTTTTTGAATGTCTTATTTATAATATTTCTATTCCTGTGTACCGTAACATCCTCCGTACTCAGGGCCGATAATGATGCCAGGAGAAAGAATTCCGGGAAAAAAGTTTATACACTGGAACATCATGAGTTACCCGGACCGCCTGAACGAGGTTATGATCAGCCCGTTATTCCCGCAGCAGAGCGTGAGATGACTATGCCGCCTTTCGATCCCGATGACAAGGGATCCAAATCACGACTTATGATCATGTGGAATCTCGTT
The DNA window shown above is from bacterium and carries:
- the aroF gene encoding 3-deoxy-7-phosphoheptulonate synthase — protein: MLVVMKNDATEEQVRAVSEIIRSMGFTPQPVPGVQRAAICVLGNKTRVDSSPIEVMEGVKEVIHVTKPFKLVSKESKEKSVITVGRNEFGGTTLPVIAGPCAVESREKYLEIAEIVKEAGATMLRGGAFKPRTSPYAFQGLGEKGLQILAEARERTGLPVATEVMDTDMVGIVSDYTDIVQVGARNMHNFSLLRKVGRQPKPVLLKRGLSATINELLMAAEYVISEGNWNVILCERGIRTFEEQTRNTLDLSAIPIIHELSHLPIIVDPSHACGRWDSVVPLARAAVATGADGLLIEVHQNPLEALSDGPQSLKPEKFARLMDEIKNIAVSINRKIGRA
- a CDS encoding YifB family Mg chelatase-like AAA ATPase; protein product: MFARVHSAAVIGVDGYVVEVETDLDYKLPSFATVGLAEGAVKESKERVTSAIKNSGYSFPQRRVTINLAPADIRKEGSAFDLPMAVGILTADGKIPPGSLEQYVLVGELSLDGALRHVRGILPITLEARDKGFKGIIVPAEDAIEAALVEGMRVFPARHLSEVIHFFLDQTTIRQHEPVTIGSLMTDIRSDIDFSDVKGQAHVKRALEVAAAGSHNILMIGPPGSGKTMLARRIPGILPDMTLDEALETTKIHSVAGILKDGNPLVVERPFRDPHHTISEVALIGGGSYPRPGEVSMAHNGVLFIDEMPELGKKSIEALRQPLEDGMVSVSRAQYTVKYPASFMFVVAMNPCPCGYLTDPRHECTCSPFQIQRYLARVSGPIFDRIDIHVDVPAIRYRDLAEDSEHIETSGAIRSRINRAREVQKNRYKHLRGVHANAHLEPRSIKKYCAVDSEGEKILRRSIDSFGFSARAYHRILKVSRTIADLDGEEEIKVHHVSEAVQYRTLDRNQWMK
- a CDS encoding RNA polymerase sigma factor, encoding MKKTVDFPASDSDYVKRFKAGDEQAFAAIMKFHYPRLMQAAKVLLQNEQDAMDVVQDVFMKAYVNLHGFREDSLLYTWLYRILYNLCISFLRRKKIVSFLSFNNEEVDLELPSNDPVPDIEYERREIMQAVTEALGKLPIRQRTAFTLKQLNNLKFSEIATVMGITEGAVKASYFQAVKKLQVSLRQFGDDYGM
- a CDS encoding radical SAM protein, with translation MSCLYGPVPSRRLGLSLGVDIVPMKTCTLSCIYCQVGKTPHTTLVRSEYIPAKKVLEEITGRLDNGLITDWITFSGSGEPTLNSAIGKIIRGIKKRTDIPVCVITNGTLLWDEHVREDILDADAVMPSLDSAVEKTFRALCRPHPDLSVERIIDGLIRFREAYTGKLWLEIMFIEGMNDSQDELEALMEAVRKIAPDSIQLNTVARPPAETAAKPLSPERMEEIQEFFGDRAEIIASFRGSSQHPESTGIDGVREYLKRRPGSTGDIAASLGISDREAEELLKRLHESGEIKQSDFFGKQFWEYCQT
- the speY gene encoding deoxyhypusine synthase; its protein translation is MNEPLDNFRRLMPEKSTGGVKALVDGTFLAYNAARLREACHVFTEKFAGDGVTVGISAAGALTPAGLGASCLVPLMKAGLVDWMVMTGANLYHDLHFALGQSLHMGSPSLNDCELRDAGIVRIYDILFKSEVLFEADAYVRDFCRSLGARGKIGSAEFHYLLGKKLLEDNHRNRDLSVLMTAAELDIPLFTSSPGDSTLGMNMASVALEGVDIDFDVARDVNQTAAIVYHAKKNGGASGVLLLGGGSPKNFVLQTEPYIQEILMLDDSGHDFFIQFTDARPDTGGLSGATPSEAVSWGKINPEMLPDTVVCYGDTTVYLPILAAYCADSGMNRPQKRLYGMLERITEELYGDFKKRSAQPSE
- a CDS encoding KamA family radical SAM protein, which gives rise to MNVHSRVWRYEGMIETISHLRQYIPLSEEEAVLIERVGHQYPWRLTSYYASLIDTDDARCPLRRQAIPSAEELFKRYGDEDPLAEETHTPVPGVIRVYPDRIAVVVTNRCPMYCRHCLRKRFSRDSSADLTGERLKRVIGYVRGDSTIRDVLLTGGDPLMFSDGELDNLMGELSSIGHVELLRVGSRALCTWPERVTPDFADMLASHHPVWVSTQFNHPREITPEAIQAVETLLSRGIPINNQSVLLRGVNDSAAVMRELVQKLVRIRVRPYYLYQAQTLAGTEHFVTPIERGLDIIRSLRGWTTGFAVPQYVLDTPHGKIPLNPQYLRGRDGDYLVMESYSGAIWREYNPADGDTVHDCGNSCAEEEPAG
- a CDS encoding zf-HC2 domain-containing protein → MECDKVKEYLPFLDDGSLPPDVEKKVRTHLEHCEECRREYDEQVNMLRLVQYAFPGREPEFSPEILTMVEVKIRKYREKRMLYRRVYAFAALVIITVGIAVYSLLPGSSNRSVATKAVFDDSLADYRNYVASRYLDAYELSELVTEQSETETQNMYETYISTHYFDVTPEDIIDNLDDNELASMLASN
- a CDS encoding HD domain-containing protein gives rise to the protein MNNHDSETSGGHVLLFDRDPDSIELFKSVFDTTGLTVISVTDKESGIEELGSGAVKLVLAAVDFPRYPGFVLLQDSISDNRTIPVVILSPKQEDMLKAIRSGATDFFRKPLNRTEIIHRIPILLENAKKYQVSVPMGMTTDILSKLERENKEMNDLLRISSSLDVSIDSKMILKRLTDLAAESMNCEAASIMMKNDRENVLEFVVATGEKEERLETMSVPMGEGIAGWVALYGKPQIVNDTEKDERFTGKIDEESGFITRQILAVPMNLDNEIIGVLEVINTKDNRTLTSEDLRILIDITDRAAKVIGTIKKIESQHNFYIQTTNILVKAIEKKDMFADGHSWKVAELCHKIGSALSLSENDMNDLYYGALLHDIGKLEMPCTLLNKRNITDREKEYLKQHTIKGAKLLEPIIMWKSVVPCILYHHESWDGSGYPYGRSGESIPLLARVINLAESFTVMRSSNTYKRQMTLKEAILEVMRSSGKQFDPELVKVLIIVLEKDTFSKNM
- a CDS encoding arginine decarboxylase, pyruvoyl-dependent, producing the protein MRSFVPREVFLTRGVGVHKFRLSSFEDALRNAGVANQNLVSVSSILPPGCKIISKEEGLSKMTPGSIRFTVIARIDTDEHDRRIAASIGIAQPKETSKWGYLSEVHGFGLTHRQTGDMAEDLAASMLGTTLGIEINPDEAWVEREKLYKATGLIVHTSNITQTASGKSGLWTTAVAMAVFLI
- the speB gene encoding agmatinase, which codes for MTGDKGVFFQPMVAPEDADCIILGLPWDGTVSNRPGARFGPEAVRSATLGVEDYSPYLDRDISEIRIFDAGDIELPFGDSGAALESIRGEYARFSGYHGKPVTLGGEHLVSWPLVQEMHKRYGDDLFVIQLDAHADLRTDYLGVKYSHATVMNMITGLIGKENTAVIGVRSGTRDEWQLLRAHPHCFGGASTMPVDAFGAFASEELKNRSVYVTFDLDVFDPSILPGTGTPEPGGILFREFVELVQIFDSLPLVGADIVELAPDYDNSGISGALAATVLRELLLVLGKMT